In the genome of Clostridia bacterium, one region contains:
- a CDS encoding 1-acyl-sn-glycerol-3-phosphate acyltransferase, whose translation MRKDSLEENDTCGEYSRVYLYICSVIAKITCLTAFFYFKIFCHGKIVNEEIIRRNMEKGFVLISNHVSYMDWLVLRGYFLYCHQIKMIFLAKNKLFHHRIWKYTVIGSRGVRISDTGTKIYSHKEYKRYLEEKYVGVFPEGTRSFTGEINNTHGGIIKIAAKKNVPIIPINLEGFYNVLPRDKKIPRPYPCRIIVGNECRFDYENVRRKSEAELGKCVAEMLTSLEYTDIRELNTLKS comes from the coding sequence ATGAGAAAAGATAGTTTAGAAGAAAATGACACTTGTGGTGAATATAGCAGGGTTTATCTTTATATATGTTCTGTCATTGCGAAAATTACATGCTTAACAGCATTTTTTTATTTCAAGATATTCTGTCACGGTAAAATTGTAAATGAAGAAATCATACGAAGAAACATGGAAAAAGGATTTGTCCTTATAAGCAATCATGTAAGCTATATGGATTGGTTAGTGCTGCGGGGTTATTTTCTTTATTGCCATCAAATAAAAATGATCTTTCTTGCTAAAAACAAGCTATTCCACCATCGTATTTGGAAATATACGGTGATTGGATCAAGGGGTGTAAGGATTTCGGATACAGGTACAAAAATCTACTCACACAAAGAATACAAAAGATATCTGGAAGAGAAGTATGTCGGAGTTTTTCCTGAAGGGACCCGTTCTTTTACAGGGGAAATCAACAATACCCATGGTGGAATTATTAAAATTGCAGCGAAGAAAAATGTTCCAATTATCCCTATTAACCTGGAAGGTTTTTATAATGTGTTACCTAGAGATAAAAAAATTCCGAGGCCATATCCTTGTAGGATTATTGTTGGTAATGAGTGTCGCTTTGATTATGAAAATGTGAGACGGAAAAGTGAAGCAGAGCTTGGAAAATGTGTAGCTGAGATGCTAACTAGTCTTGAATATACAGATATAAGAGAACTAAATACACTTAAAAGCTAG
- a CDS encoding 2-oxoacid:acceptor oxidoreductase family protein: MSNTQDIIIAGFGGQGILSAGRLLAYAGMLEGKHVSWLPSYGPEMRGGTANCHVVISDEPVGSPILNSATTLVVMNGPSLDKFESMVDSGGVIITDSSLVDRKVKRTDIDVFEIPATMMASDMGNLTYANIILLGKLIAKTGIIKKENFEEALKKVLPKKYHDLIPEEMKALDLGMNF, encoded by the coding sequence ATGAGTAATACACAAGATATTATAATCGCCGGTTTTGGTGGTCAAGGTATACTTTCAGCTGGAAGGTTACTTGCTTATGCAGGTATGCTGGAAGGAAAACATGTATCATGGCTTCCTTCATATGGCCCCGAAATGAGGGGTGGAACTGCAAATTGCCATGTAGTAATTTCGGATGAGCCAGTAGGTTCACCTATATTGAACAGTGCAACTACCTTGGTTGTAATGAACGGACCTTCATTGGACAAGTTTGAAAGTATGGTAGACAGTGGAGGAGTAATAATTACCGATAGCTCCCTTGTAGACAGAAAAGTTAAAAGGACGGATATAGATGTGTTTGAAATCCCTGCTACGATGATGGCATCAGATATGGGAAATCTGACATATGCGAATATAATCCTTTTGGGAAAACTTATAGCAAAGACCGGTATCATAAAAAAAGAAAATTTTGAGGAAGCACTTAAGAAAGTTCTTCCCAAAAAATACCATGATTTAATACCGGAAGAAATGAAAGCATTGGATTTAGGTATGAATTTCTGA